The Hippoglossus hippoglossus isolate fHipHip1 chromosome 21, fHipHip1.pri, whole genome shotgun sequence genome contains a region encoding:
- the appb gene encoding amyloid beta (A4) precursor protein b isoform X4, whose amino-acid sequence MGEHTAFLLLLVATLTLSAEVPADDSLGLLTEPQVAMFCGKLNMHIDVQTGKWESDPSGTKSCIGTKEGILQYCQEVYPELQITNVVEANQPVSIQNWSKKGRKQYRSHTHIVVPYRCLVGEFVSDALLVPDKCKFLHQERMDQCESHLHWHTVAKESCGDRTMNLHDYGMLLPCGIDRFRGVEFVCCPAEAERETESTEVDGEVSDIWWGGAEAEYSDNSMARPADTEPATTEDDEDEDEQAETYERDENGDDDEDDEEDEDDEDDATDERDSDERNANIDMTTTTTTTTESVEEVVRAVCWARAESGPCQAMLERWYFVPAKGRCAPFLFGGCGGNRNNFESEEYCLAVCSSSLPTMAPSPPDAVDQYLETPGDDSEHFDFQKAKESLEAKHREKMSQVMREWEEAERQAKNLPRADKKAVIQHFQEKVEALEQEAEGERQQLVETHMARVEALLNSRRRQTLENYLSALQASPPRARQVLSLLKKYVRAEQKDRQHTLKHYEHVRTVDPKRAAQIRPQVLTHLRVIDERMNQSLGLLYKVPTVANEIQNQVAVIMQRVQSELSQQVSSLQSDGRVDGRVSYGNDALMPDQAYSSAPMDPGLDGLGFIHPESFNQPNTENHVEPVDARPIPDRGLPTRPVSALKPEEMPKVRMETEERQNAGYEVYHQKLVFFAEDVGSNKGAIIGLMVGGVVIATVIVITLVMLRKKQYTSIHHGVIEVDAAVTPEERHLAKMQQNGYENPTYKFFEQMQN is encoded by the exons ATGGGAGAGCACACGGCGTTCTTGCTGTTACTGGTGGCGACCTTGACGCTTTCAGCCGAG GTGCCCGCGGATGACTCCCTGGGTTTGCTAACTGAGCCCCAGGTGGCCATGTTCTGTGGAAAGCTCAACATGCACATCGATGTACAGACGGGCAAATGGGAGTCTGACCCTTCCGGCACCAAGAGCTGCATTGGCACCAAGGAGGGAATCCTGCAGTACTGCCAAGAG GTGTACCCAGAGTTGCAGATCACTAATGTTGTGGAGGCCAATCAGCCCGTCAGCATCCAGAACTGGAGCAAGAAAGGCCGCAAGCAGTAccgcagtcacacacacattgtggtGCCATACCGCTGCCTGG TTGGGGAGTTTGTGAGCGATGCCCTGCTCGTCCCAGACAAGTGTAAGTTCCTGCACCAGGAGCGAATGGACCAGTGTGAGAGCCACCTGCACTGGCACACAGTAGCCAAAGAG TCCTGTGGAGACCGCACAATGAATCTCCATGACTACGGGATGCTGTTGCCATGTGGCATTGACCGTTTCCGAGGGGTGGAGTTTGTCTGCTGTCCGGCGGAGGCAGAACGAGAGACGGAAAGCACTGAGGTAGACGGGGAGGTGTCTGACATCTGGTGGGGTGGAGCCGAGGCCGAATACTCTGATAACAG CATGGCACgtccagcagacacagagccCGCCACTACAGAAGATGACGAAGACGAGGATGAACAGGCGGAAACCTATGAAAGGGACGAAAACGGAGACGATGAcgaagatgatgaggaggacgaggatgacGAAGACGATGCGACCGATGAACGGGATAGCGATGAGCGCAATGCTAACATTGACATGACCACCACTACCACGACAACCACTGAATCAGTTGAAGAAGTTGTTCGAG CTGTCTGTTGGGCTCGTGCTGAGTCAGGCCCTTGTCAGGCCATGCTGGAGCGCTGGTACTTCGTGCCTGCGAAGGGCCGCTGTGCTCCCTTCTTGTTTGGGGGCTGTGGGGGCAACAGGAATAACTTTGAGTCGGAGGAGTACTGCCTTGctgtctgcagcagctcgt TGCCCACCATGGCCCCCAGTCCTCCAGACGCTGTGGATCAGTACCTTGAAACCCCTGGCGACGACAGTGAACACTTTGACTTCCAGAAAGCCAAGGAAAGCCTGGAGGCCAAACACCGTGAAAAGATgtcccag GTGATGAGGGAgtgggaggaggcagagagacaggccAAGAACCTTCCTCGTGCCGACAAGAAAGCTGTTATCCag CACTTCCAGGAGAAGGTGGAGGCTTTGGAGCAGGAGGCAGAAGGAGAGAGGCAGCAGCTGGTTGAAACCCACATGGCCCGAGTGGAAGCTCTGCTCAACAGCCGCCGACGCCAGACTCTGGAAAACTACCTGAGTGCCCTGCAGGCCAGCCCTCCACGG GCTCGTCAGGTGTTGAGTCTGCTGAAGAAGTACGTCCGTGCTGAACAGAAAGACAGGCAGCACACGCTCAAACACTACGAGCATGTCCGTACAGTCGATCCCAAGAGGGCTGCGCAGATCCGACCTCAG GTTTTGACTCATCTCCGTGTGATAGATGAGAGGATGAATCAGTCATTGGGTCTCCTCTACAAAGTGCCCACTGTGGCTAATGAGATCCAGAACCAAGTTG CGGTGATAATGCAGAGAGTTCAGTCGGAGCTGTCTCAGCAAGTCTCTTCTCTGCAGAGCGACGGGCGG gtggACGGCAGGGTGAGCTACGGTAACGACGCTCTGATGCCTGATCAGGCCTACAGCTCTGCTCCCATGGACCCTGGCCTGGACGGACTCGGCTTCATCCACCCTGAGAGTTTCAATCAGCCCAACACAGAGAACcacg TTGAGCCTGTTGATGCTCGTCCAATTCCAGACAGAGGACTACCAACACGACCTG TGTCTGCCCTGAAACCAGAGGAGATGCCAAAAGTGCGGATGGAGACTGAAGAGAGGCAAAATGCTGGTTATGAAGTGTACCATCAGAAACTG GTGTTTTTCGCTGAAGATGTGGGGTCCAATAAAGGTGCCATTATTGGACTTATGGTTGG
- the appb gene encoding amyloid beta (A4) precursor protein b isoform X8: protein MGEHTAFLLLLVATLTLSAEVPADDSLGLLTEPQVAMFCGKLNMHIDVQTGKWESDPSGTKSCIGTKEGILQYCQEVYPELQITNVVEANQPVSIQNWSKKGRKQYRSHTHIVVPYRCLVGEFVSDALLVPDKCKFLHQERMDQCESHLHWHTVAKESCGDRTMNLHDYGMLLPCGIDRFRGVEFVCCPAEAERETESTEVDGEVSDIWWGGAEAEYSDNSMARPADTEPATTEDDEDEDEQAETYERDENGDDDEDDEEDEDDEDDATDERDSDERNANIDMTTTTTTTTESVEEVVRVPTMAPSPPDAVDQYLETPGDDSEHFDFQKAKESLEAKHREKMSQVMREWEEAERQAKNLPRADKKAVIQHFQEKVEALEQEAEGERQQLVETHMARVEALLNSRRRQTLENYLSALQASPPRARQVLSLLKKYVRAEQKDRQHTLKHYEHVRTVDPKRAAQIRPQVLTHLRVIDERMNQSLGLLYKVPTVANEIQNQVAVIMQRVQSELSQQVSSLQSDGRVDGRVSYGNDALMPDQAYSSAPMDPGLDGLGFIHPESFNQPNTENHVEPVDARPIPDRGLPTRPVSALKPEEMPKVRMETEERQNAGYEVYHQKLVFFAEDVGSNKGAIIGLMVGGVVIATVIVITLVMLRKKQYTSIHHGVIEVDAAVTPEERHLAKMQQNGYENPTYKFFEQMQN from the exons ATGGGAGAGCACACGGCGTTCTTGCTGTTACTGGTGGCGACCTTGACGCTTTCAGCCGAG GTGCCCGCGGATGACTCCCTGGGTTTGCTAACTGAGCCCCAGGTGGCCATGTTCTGTGGAAAGCTCAACATGCACATCGATGTACAGACGGGCAAATGGGAGTCTGACCCTTCCGGCACCAAGAGCTGCATTGGCACCAAGGAGGGAATCCTGCAGTACTGCCAAGAG GTGTACCCAGAGTTGCAGATCACTAATGTTGTGGAGGCCAATCAGCCCGTCAGCATCCAGAACTGGAGCAAGAAAGGCCGCAAGCAGTAccgcagtcacacacacattgtggtGCCATACCGCTGCCTGG TTGGGGAGTTTGTGAGCGATGCCCTGCTCGTCCCAGACAAGTGTAAGTTCCTGCACCAGGAGCGAATGGACCAGTGTGAGAGCCACCTGCACTGGCACACAGTAGCCAAAGAG TCCTGTGGAGACCGCACAATGAATCTCCATGACTACGGGATGCTGTTGCCATGTGGCATTGACCGTTTCCGAGGGGTGGAGTTTGTCTGCTGTCCGGCGGAGGCAGAACGAGAGACGGAAAGCACTGAGGTAGACGGGGAGGTGTCTGACATCTGGTGGGGTGGAGCCGAGGCCGAATACTCTGATAACAG CATGGCACgtccagcagacacagagccCGCCACTACAGAAGATGACGAAGACGAGGATGAACAGGCGGAAACCTATGAAAGGGACGAAAACGGAGACGATGAcgaagatgatgaggaggacgaggatgacGAAGACGATGCGACCGATGAACGGGATAGCGATGAGCGCAATGCTAACATTGACATGACCACCACTACCACGACAACCACTGAATCAGTTGAAGAAGTTGTTCGAG TGCCCACCATGGCCCCCAGTCCTCCAGACGCTGTGGATCAGTACCTTGAAACCCCTGGCGACGACAGTGAACACTTTGACTTCCAGAAAGCCAAGGAAAGCCTGGAGGCCAAACACCGTGAAAAGATgtcccag GTGATGAGGGAgtgggaggaggcagagagacaggccAAGAACCTTCCTCGTGCCGACAAGAAAGCTGTTATCCag CACTTCCAGGAGAAGGTGGAGGCTTTGGAGCAGGAGGCAGAAGGAGAGAGGCAGCAGCTGGTTGAAACCCACATGGCCCGAGTGGAAGCTCTGCTCAACAGCCGCCGACGCCAGACTCTGGAAAACTACCTGAGTGCCCTGCAGGCCAGCCCTCCACGG GCTCGTCAGGTGTTGAGTCTGCTGAAGAAGTACGTCCGTGCTGAACAGAAAGACAGGCAGCACACGCTCAAACACTACGAGCATGTCCGTACAGTCGATCCCAAGAGGGCTGCGCAGATCCGACCTCAG GTTTTGACTCATCTCCGTGTGATAGATGAGAGGATGAATCAGTCATTGGGTCTCCTCTACAAAGTGCCCACTGTGGCTAATGAGATCCAGAACCAAGTTG CGGTGATAATGCAGAGAGTTCAGTCGGAGCTGTCTCAGCAAGTCTCTTCTCTGCAGAGCGACGGGCGG gtggACGGCAGGGTGAGCTACGGTAACGACGCTCTGATGCCTGATCAGGCCTACAGCTCTGCTCCCATGGACCCTGGCCTGGACGGACTCGGCTTCATCCACCCTGAGAGTTTCAATCAGCCCAACACAGAGAACcacg TTGAGCCTGTTGATGCTCGTCCAATTCCAGACAGAGGACTACCAACACGACCTG TGTCTGCCCTGAAACCAGAGGAGATGCCAAAAGTGCGGATGGAGACTGAAGAGAGGCAAAATGCTGGTTATGAAGTGTACCATCAGAAACTG GTGTTTTTCGCTGAAGATGTGGGGTCCAATAAAGGTGCCATTATTGGACTTATGGTTGG
- the appb gene encoding amyloid beta (A4) precursor protein b isoform X2 — translation MGEHTAFLLLLVATLTLSAEVPADDSLGLLTEPQVAMFCGKLNMHIDVQTGKWESDPSGTKSCIGTKEGILQYCQEVYPELQITNVVEANQPVSIQNWSKKGRKQYRSHTHIVVPYRCLVGEFVSDALLVPDKCKFLHQERMDQCESHLHWHTVAKESCGDRTMNLHDYGMLLPCGIDRFRGVEFVCCPAEAERETESTEVDGEVSDIWWGGAEAEYSDNSHSLPSMARPADTEPATTEDDEDEDEQAETYERDENGDDDEDDEEDEDDEDDATDERDSDERNANIDMTTTTTTTTESVEEVVRAVCWARAESGPCQAMLERWYFVPAKGRCAPFLFGGCGGNRNNFESEEYCLAVCSSSLPTMAPSPPDAVDQYLETPGDDSEHFDFQKAKESLEAKHREKMSQVMREWEEAERQAKNLPRADKKAVIQHFQEKVEALEQEAEGERQQLVETHMARVEALLNSRRRQTLENYLSALQASPPRARQVLSLLKKYVRAEQKDRQHTLKHYEHVRTVDPKRAAQIRPQVLTHLRVIDERMNQSLGLLYKVPTVANEIQNQVAVIMQRVQSELSQQVSSLQSDGRVDGRVSYGNDALMPDQAYSSAPMDPGLDGLGFIHPESFNQPNTENHVEPVDARPIPDRGLPTRPVSALKPEEMPKVRMETEERQNAGYEVYHQKLVFFAEDVGSNKGAIIGLMVGGVVIATVIVITLVMLRKKQYTSIHHGVIEVDAAVTPEERHLAKMQQNGYENPTYKFFEQMQN, via the exons ATGGGAGAGCACACGGCGTTCTTGCTGTTACTGGTGGCGACCTTGACGCTTTCAGCCGAG GTGCCCGCGGATGACTCCCTGGGTTTGCTAACTGAGCCCCAGGTGGCCATGTTCTGTGGAAAGCTCAACATGCACATCGATGTACAGACGGGCAAATGGGAGTCTGACCCTTCCGGCACCAAGAGCTGCATTGGCACCAAGGAGGGAATCCTGCAGTACTGCCAAGAG GTGTACCCAGAGTTGCAGATCACTAATGTTGTGGAGGCCAATCAGCCCGTCAGCATCCAGAACTGGAGCAAGAAAGGCCGCAAGCAGTAccgcagtcacacacacattgtggtGCCATACCGCTGCCTGG TTGGGGAGTTTGTGAGCGATGCCCTGCTCGTCCCAGACAAGTGTAAGTTCCTGCACCAGGAGCGAATGGACCAGTGTGAGAGCCACCTGCACTGGCACACAGTAGCCAAAGAG TCCTGTGGAGACCGCACAATGAATCTCCATGACTACGGGATGCTGTTGCCATGTGGCATTGACCGTTTCCGAGGGGTGGAGTTTGTCTGCTGTCCGGCGGAGGCAGAACGAGAGACGGAAAGCACTGAGGTAGACGGGGAGGTGTCTGACATCTGGTGGGGTGGAGCCGAGGCCGAATACTCTGATAACAG CCACTCTCTTCCCAGCATGGCACgtccagcagacacagagccCGCCACTACAGAAGATGACGAAGACGAGGATGAACAGGCGGAAACCTATGAAAGGGACGAAAACGGAGACGATGAcgaagatgatgaggaggacgaggatgacGAAGACGATGCGACCGATGAACGGGATAGCGATGAGCGCAATGCTAACATTGACATGACCACCACTACCACGACAACCACTGAATCAGTTGAAGAAGTTGTTCGAG CTGTCTGTTGGGCTCGTGCTGAGTCAGGCCCTTGTCAGGCCATGCTGGAGCGCTGGTACTTCGTGCCTGCGAAGGGCCGCTGTGCTCCCTTCTTGTTTGGGGGCTGTGGGGGCAACAGGAATAACTTTGAGTCGGAGGAGTACTGCCTTGctgtctgcagcagctcgt TGCCCACCATGGCCCCCAGTCCTCCAGACGCTGTGGATCAGTACCTTGAAACCCCTGGCGACGACAGTGAACACTTTGACTTCCAGAAAGCCAAGGAAAGCCTGGAGGCCAAACACCGTGAAAAGATgtcccag GTGATGAGGGAgtgggaggaggcagagagacaggccAAGAACCTTCCTCGTGCCGACAAGAAAGCTGTTATCCag CACTTCCAGGAGAAGGTGGAGGCTTTGGAGCAGGAGGCAGAAGGAGAGAGGCAGCAGCTGGTTGAAACCCACATGGCCCGAGTGGAAGCTCTGCTCAACAGCCGCCGACGCCAGACTCTGGAAAACTACCTGAGTGCCCTGCAGGCCAGCCCTCCACGG GCTCGTCAGGTGTTGAGTCTGCTGAAGAAGTACGTCCGTGCTGAACAGAAAGACAGGCAGCACACGCTCAAACACTACGAGCATGTCCGTACAGTCGATCCCAAGAGGGCTGCGCAGATCCGACCTCAG GTTTTGACTCATCTCCGTGTGATAGATGAGAGGATGAATCAGTCATTGGGTCTCCTCTACAAAGTGCCCACTGTGGCTAATGAGATCCAGAACCAAGTTG CGGTGATAATGCAGAGAGTTCAGTCGGAGCTGTCTCAGCAAGTCTCTTCTCTGCAGAGCGACGGGCGG gtggACGGCAGGGTGAGCTACGGTAACGACGCTCTGATGCCTGATCAGGCCTACAGCTCTGCTCCCATGGACCCTGGCCTGGACGGACTCGGCTTCATCCACCCTGAGAGTTTCAATCAGCCCAACACAGAGAACcacg TTGAGCCTGTTGATGCTCGTCCAATTCCAGACAGAGGACTACCAACACGACCTG TGTCTGCCCTGAAACCAGAGGAGATGCCAAAAGTGCGGATGGAGACTGAAGAGAGGCAAAATGCTGGTTATGAAGTGTACCATCAGAAACTG GTGTTTTTCGCTGAAGATGTGGGGTCCAATAAAGGTGCCATTATTGGACTTATGGTTGG